A portion of the Paenibacillus sp. PvR098 genome contains these proteins:
- a CDS encoding LysR family transcriptional regulator, which yields MELRQLQYFLTVAEELNFSRAAERLQITQPPLSLQIQNLERELGFPLFYRTNRHVELTDAGKVFADEVRKMLDYLSRAVENAKRTHHGEIGKLTVGFVGSATYDILPVVLREFRSLYPNVQVHLIELPTPKQIEALREDEIDVGVLRPPVHDEEIHTEIVSSVPCVLAVPKQHPLVHSKNISLGNLTPYPFVMLSRKTWAGLYDEILGLCNPTIQQEAFEFQTVIGLVAAGMGIAVVPQSAMNLHTQHVDYIDLKDQLPVASMGVSWRRNDQSPLVKTFVEIAMEMG from the coding sequence ATGGAGCTTCGACAGCTGCAATATTTTCTCACGGTAGCGGAAGAATTAAATTTCAGCCGCGCGGCGGAGCGTCTTCAAATCACGCAGCCACCCCTAAGCTTACAAATTCAAAATTTAGAGAGGGAGTTAGGTTTTCCTCTGTTTTACCGAACCAATCGGCATGTGGAATTAACGGATGCGGGAAAAGTATTCGCCGATGAGGTTCGCAAAATGCTGGACTATCTGAGCCGTGCCGTCGAGAACGCCAAGCGTACCCATCACGGTGAAATTGGCAAGCTGACGGTAGGTTTTGTCGGTTCTGCCACATACGACATTCTTCCTGTCGTTCTGCGGGAGTTTCGCAGTCTGTATCCGAATGTCCAAGTACATCTTATTGAATTACCGACACCAAAACAGATTGAAGCGTTACGGGAAGATGAAATCGATGTAGGCGTGTTAAGACCGCCTGTTCATGACGAAGAGATTCATACCGAAATCGTCTCTTCAGTCCCTTGCGTGCTGGCCGTTCCAAAGCAGCATCCGCTTGTTCACAGTAAGAATATTTCTCTTGGAAATCTGACTCCCTATCCTTTTGTCATGTTGTCCAGGAAAACATGGGCGGGTCTTTATGATGAAATCTTGGGCTTATGTAACCCTACTATCCAGCAGGAAGCCTTCGAGTTCCAAACGGTGATCGGTTTGGTTGCCGCGGGAATGGGGATCGCCGTGGTGCCCCAATCAGCCATGAATTTGCATACCCAGCATGTGGATTACATTGATCTTAAAGATCAATTACCTGTAGCTTCCATGGGCGTTTCATGGCGCCGTAATGATCAATCCCCTCTGGTGAAAACCTTTGTCGAGATCGCCATGGAAATGGGTTGA
- a CDS encoding fumarylacetoacetate hydrolase family protein codes for MNSIRNIYCIGRNYVLHAKELHNDVPTSPFLFSKPTHALVEAKGQEVILPGDRGSVHFEVELVVRIGKPYEQGMKVDDIVDGLAVGIDFTLRDVQSELKKKSYPWLLAKGFPNSAVLSPFIAFPGVEACKKGDFALLKNGEQVQLGNIQHMIFDLQTIIDFSALHFGLGEGDIIFTGTPEGVGPISDGDQLSLVWDEHSLGECTIKLKG; via the coding sequence ATGCAAAGGAATTGCACAATGATGTTCCCACATCTCCATTCCTGTTTTCTAAACCTACTCATGCCCTTGTAGAGGCTAAGGGGCAGGAGGTTATCCTGCCAGGGGATCGCGGCTCTGTTCATTTTGAAGTGGAATTGGTCGTCCGAATAGGCAAACCGTATGAACAAGGTATGAAGGTGGATGATATTGTGGATGGCTTAGCCGTGGGCATTGACTTTACCCTGCGTGACGTCCAAAGCGAACTGAAGAAAAAAAGCTATCCTTGGCTCTTGGCCAAAGGCTTTCCGAACTCTGCGGTGCTGAGCCCGTTTATAGCTTTCCCAGGTGTAGAAGCGTGTAAAAAAGGTGATTTTGCTCTATTGAAAAATGGGGAGCAGGTTCAGCTCGGCAATATCCAACATATGATTTTTGATTTGCAAACCATCATCGATTTTTCTGCGCTTCACTTTGGTCTCGGAGAAGGGGATATTATCTTTACCGGGACTCCGGAAGGAGTAGGGCCCATTTCGGACGGCGACCAGCTGTCCTTAGTATGGGATGAACACAGCCTTGGAGAATGTACGATTAAACTGAAAGGCTGA
- a CDS encoding DUF1450 domain-containing protein — MRVAKFCERNIKSAGTSEAIDILRRDYQGDVSVAVVDCFRRCLQCRVKPFCRIQLTTIEANDAKALVDQIIQTVQREIR, encoded by the coding sequence ATGAGAGTGGCTAAGTTTTGTGAACGGAACATCAAATCAGCCGGGACCAGCGAGGCCATAGACATTCTTAGGCGGGATTACCAAGGTGATGTGAGCGTTGCCGTCGTCGATTGCTTCAGACGCTGCTTGCAATGCAGAGTGAAACCATTTTGCCGGATTCAGCTAACAACCATTGAAGCGAATGATGCGAAAGCCTTGGTGGACCAAATCATCCAAACCGTGCAGAGGGAAATCCGATAA
- a CDS encoding HPr family phosphocarrier protein, translating into MVNHAETMVRIVQAANNFKSSIVLKYNNKFVDAKSLLGLYTTLADSGEHELHVHGPDEEEAKKAMIEVLKGHGLRVKLVES; encoded by the coding sequence ATGGTGAATCATGCAGAAACAATGGTAAGGATTGTCCAAGCCGCGAATAATTTCAAATCTTCCATTGTATTAAAGTACAACAACAAGTTCGTTGATGCCAAAAGCCTTCTCGGGTTGTACACTACGCTTGCGGACTCCGGAGAACATGAGCTTCATGTTCACGGACCGGATGAGGAAGAAGCAAAGAAAGCCATGATAGAAGTGCTTAAGGGACATGGTTTGCGAGTTAAACTTGTTGAATCCTAA
- a CDS encoding cupin has translation MTKTAQPGNLSIGTVNENWTGDARFYEYTTAADPIGSGIISPIPTKEFSPDLYNSGITRFIPLDLSSDLRTEYPATSPSLLAHFIRINTGDSISTQPNATSELYYIISGAGRTELNGETISWKKGDFMTLPTGSNSRHTATEDTTIYYILDTPLLNYLGAKATEKRFEPTLFTAEEANAKLAEVANAPDAHLKNRISILLNNQKFDQTLTITHVLWAMLGIVPVGANQAPHSHKSVALDFVAYAAPGTYTLVGDKIDPVTAKIIDPIRVEWETGKAFVTPPGLWHSHHNESGEPAYIIPIQDAGLQTYLRTLDIQFTHYDQ, from the coding sequence ATGACGAAAACTGCACAGCCAGGAAATTTATCTATTGGTACCGTAAACGAAAATTGGACAGGGGATGCTCGGTTCTATGAATATACAACTGCAGCCGATCCGATTGGAAGCGGTATCATTAGTCCGATCCCTACTAAAGAATTTTCACCCGACTTATACAATTCAGGAATCACTCGTTTCATACCGTTGGATCTTTCCAGTGATTTGAGAACGGAATATCCGGCGACAAGTCCGTCGCTCCTTGCTCATTTTATTCGTATCAATACTGGAGATTCAATCTCCACGCAGCCTAATGCCACCAGTGAGCTATACTACATTATTTCTGGTGCAGGCAGAACGGAGCTAAACGGTGAAACGATCAGCTGGAAGAAAGGCGACTTCATGACTCTTCCTACCGGATCGAACAGCCGTCATACCGCGACGGAAGATACGACGATCTACTACATTCTAGATACTCCGCTTCTTAATTATCTAGGAGCCAAAGCAACAGAAAAGCGTTTCGAACCGACCCTCTTTACTGCTGAAGAAGCCAATGCCAAATTGGCAGAGGTAGCTAATGCTCCGGATGCTCATTTGAAAAATCGTATCTCCATTTTGCTAAATAACCAGAAATTCGACCAGACCTTGACGATTACGCATGTGCTATGGGCAATGCTAGGCATCGTTCCCGTAGGAGCCAATCAAGCTCCTCACAGCCATAAATCGGTAGCTCTTGATTTCGTAGCTTACGCTGCACCAGGCACTTACACGTTGGTTGGCGATAAGATTGATCCTGTTACCGCGAAAATCATCGATCCTATTCGTGTTGAATGGGAGACAGGAAAGGCTTTTGTAACTCCTCCGGGTCTGTGGCATTCTCATCACAATGAATCCGGGGAGCCTGCATATATTATCCCGATTCAAGACGCGGGTCTTCAAACCTATCTTCGTACCTTGGACATCCAGTTTACCCATTACGATCAATAA